A genomic stretch from Erigeron canadensis isolate Cc75 chromosome 9, C_canadensis_v1, whole genome shotgun sequence includes:
- the LOC122581716 gene encoding uncharacterized protein LOC122581716 isoform X2, whose product MPHYVNFEAFNTVSKISVPEVKLQDIEVATNNFLMCIGEHEFGLMYKGELSILGKPTTSFLIKRFMDIDDNDGPLGNHVLKYFLDQVFELGGQPQSNVISMLGYCIEEKEKIIVYECPGRGRLDQYIRYDNSSSTTLTWLVRLKICAGAAHAVDHSHGIDFIYNDIESSKILVDDRWLAKVTDFLIYAPSSKGLDRGVDADHAYGAPEYINNGVPTDKTNVYSFGVVLFEVLCGRLCTEEVNGVMLSPKLIKDLYETMKLAEIVDPSLREEMISSSSLDKYSAIAYQCLLDDPQQRPSMADVAKELEELFRIEAFSTLSVPEVKLQEIKVATNNFDMCIGEHEFGKMYKGVLSILGIPTTVLLKRYMNMNIDERSENHLTDHDGTLCRQPHQNAISILGFCIGKREKITIYEYPGRGRLDQYIRRSNNSSTTPLTWLLRLKICVGAAHAIDHAHSIHVIYSDIKSSKILVDDNWEAKVTDFLISTPGSKGLDKGVVADHAYGAPELINNGVRTDKTNVYSFGMVLFEVLCGRLCTEEVDGVMLSPKLIIDLYETMKLAEIVDPSLRKEMISSSSLGKYSAIAYRCLLDDPQQRPSMADVAKEFVELIRMERIHQSTLQEVPLKEIQVATNYFQSYIGKHDCGDLIYEGELSITGIPTKVYILSFLEHSRRPMSYLETVGYLSELQNLTYIAALGYCYEEGEKIIVYEHPEGGSLDQYIRHSSNTTLTWIQRLNICFRAACGLFQVHQRHIFQRAFRSANILLDTEQVAKVCDFMISAPNTSTSLGDIAADRVYGAPEVILSTGKASKEADVYAFGVVLFEVLCGRLFTEEVDGVMLSAQLIKDLIETKKLAEVVDPSLRKEMISSSSLDKYSAIAYRCLLDDPQQRPSLADVAKEFVELIRMEAFSIISVPEVKLQEIELATNNFEMCIGEHKCGKMYKGELSIPGKPTTVLLKRYMNIDELSESHFLEQDGTLCRQPHQNTISVLGFCMEKGEKITVYEYPGRGSLDQYIRRNNNSSTTSLTWLLRLKICAGAAHAVHHAHSICVIYTDIESSKILVDDKWEAKVTDFLISTPGSKGLDRHVIADHAYGAPEFINNGVPTDKTNVYSFGVVLFEILCGRLCTEEVAGVMLSPKLIIDLYETMKLDEFVDPSLREEMISSSSLEKYSSIAYRCLLDDPQQRPSMADVAKELEELLDIESIHQGTLQEVSLKEIQVATNNFQLYIGKNPSGDLIYEGELSILGIPTKVYIIRFHEHSEHGFSYFKLLDMYSKLRHPNIFLTLGYCFEEGENIIVHRYPEGVSLDQYISRRRSDTTSLTWLQRLEICAGAGRGLSYTHSKGLCEPGFKSALIFLDDKWVAKIANSDISPQYSDKGADAYKSPEYNTDHGFETSESNVYTFGIVLFEVLCGRLCSEELDGYMLSAKLMKEFYEKKKLEEIVDPALLTEETICPDSLDTYSAIVYRCLHDDPQQRPSMDEVVLELEELLRIQLQL is encoded by the exons ATGCCGCACTATGTTAATTTTGAAGCATTTAAC ACTGTCAGTAAAATCTCAGTACCAGAAGTGAAATTGCAAGATATAGAAGTAGCAACCAATAACTTTTTAATGTGTATTGGCGAACATGAATTTGGTCTGATGTACAAAGGGGAGCTCTCCATCCTTGGAAAACCTACAACATCATTTCTTATAAAGAGGTTCATGGATATTGATGACAATGATGGGCCTTTAGGGAATCATGTATTAAAGTACTTTTTGGATCAAGTTTTTGAACTCGGTGGTCAACCGCAGTCGAATGTTATATCTATGCTCGGTTATTGTATAGAGGAAAAGGAAAAGATTATTGTTTACGAATGTCCAGGTCGTGGAAGGTTAGATCAGTACATAAGGTACGATAATAGCTCATCTACAACTCTGACATGGTTAGTGAGGCTCAAGATATGTGCCGGTGCAGCTCATGCAGTAGATCACTCCCACGGTATAGATTTCATCTACAATGATATAGAAAGCTCAAAGATTCTGGTTGATGACAGATGGCTTGCTAAAGTTACTGATTTTCTGATATACGCACCAAGTTCAAAAGGGTTAGATAGAGGTGTTGATGCTGACCATGCTTATGGCGCACCAGAATATATTAACAATGGTGTCCCAACAGATAAAACCAATGTATATTCTTTCGGCGTGGTACTATTTGAAGTTCTGTGTGGGAGGTTGTGCACAGAAGAGGTGAATGGCGTCATGTTATCACCCAAGCTCATCAAAGACTTGTATGAAACGATGAAACTAGCCGAAATTGTTGATCCTAGTTTAAGAGAAGAAATGATAAGCTCAAGCTCCCTGGACAAATATTCAGCAATTGCGTATCAATGCTTGCTGGATGATCCACAACAACGACCTTCCATGGCTGATGTTGCAAAAGAGCTTGAAGAGTTATTTCGAATCGAG GCCTTCAGTACACTCTCAGTACCAGAAGTGAAATTGCAAGAAATAAAAGTAGCAACCAATAACTTTGACATGTGTATTGGCGAACATGAATTTGGCAAGATGTACAAAGGGGTGCTCTCCATCCTTGGAATACCTACAACAGTCCTTCTAAAGAGGTACATGAACATGAATATTGATGAGCGTTCAGAAAACCATCTTACGGATCACGATGGCACACTCTGTCGTCAACCACATCAGAACGCCATATCTATTCTCGGTTTTTGCATAGGGAAACGAGAAAAGATTACAATTTATGAATATCCAGGTCGTGGAAGGTTAGATCAGTATATAAGGCGTAGCAATAACTCATCTACAACGCCTCTCACGTGGTTGCTAAGGCTCAAGATATGTGTCGGTGCAGCTCATGCAATAGATCACGCCCATAGTATACATGTCATCTACTCCGATATAAAAAGCTCAAAGATTTTGGTAGATGACAATTGGGAAGCGAAAGTTACTGATTTTCTGATATCCACACCAGGCTCAAAAGGTTTAGATAAAGGTGTCGTTGCTGACCATGCTTATGGCGCACCAGAACTTATTAACAATGGTGTCCGGACAGATAAGACCAATGTATATTCTTTCGGCATGGTACTATTTGAAGTTTTGTGTGGGAGGTTGTGCACCGAAGAGGTGGACGGCGTCATGTTATCACCCAAACTCATCATAGACTTGTATGAAACGATGAAACTAGCCGAAATTGTTGATCCCAgtttaagaaaagaaatgataagcTCAAGCTCCTTGGGCAAATATTCAGCAATCGCCTATCGATGTTTGCTGGATGATCCACAACAACGACCTTCCATGGCTGATGTCGCAAAAGAGTTTGTAGAATTAATACGAATGGAG AGAATTCACCAAAGCACACTACAGGAAGTGCCATTGAAAGAGATACAAGTAGCAACCAATTACTTTCAATCGTATATTGGCAAACATGATTGTGGCGACCTGATATACGAAGGGGAACTTTCCATCACTGGAATACCTACGaaggtatatatattaagttttctTGAGCATTCAAGACGCCCAATGAGTTATTTGGAAACAGTGGGCTATTTATCTGAACTACAAAATCTAACTTATATCGCGGCCCTCGGTTATTGCTATGAGGAAGGGGAGAAGATAATAGTGTATGAGCATCCAGAGGGTGGAAGTTTGGATCAGTATATAAGGCACAGTAGTAATACTACTCTTACGTGGATCCAAAGACTTAATATATGTTTCCGTGCAGCTTGTGGATTATTCCAAGTCCATCAACGACACATATTCCAAAGAGCATTTAGAAGTGCAAATATTTTGCTAGATACAGAGCAGGTTGCTAAAGTTTGTGATTTTATGATATCTGCCCCAAATACTTCAACAAGTTTAGGTGACATTGCTGCTGACCGTGTTTATGGCGCACCAGAGGTCATTCTTAGTACTGGTAAAGCGTCGAAAGAAGCAGATGTATATGCTTTCGGCGTGGTACTATTTGAAGTTCTTTGTGGGAGGTTGTTCACCGAAGAGGTGGATGGCGTCATGTTATCTGCCCAACTCATCAAAGATTTGATTGAAACGAAGAAACTAGCCGAAGTTGTTGATCCTAgtttaagaaaagaaatgataagcTCAAGCTCCTTGGATAAATATTCAGCAATTGCTTATCGATGTTTGCTGGATGATCCACAACAACGACCTTCACTGGCTGATGTGGCAAAAGAGTTTGTAGAATTGATACGAATGGAG GCCTTCAGTATAATCTCAGTACCAGAAGTGAAATTGCAAGAAATAGAATTAGCAACCAATAACTTTGAAATGTGTATTGGCGAACATAAATGTGGCAAGATGTACAAAGGGGAGCTCTCCATCCCTGGAAAACCTACAACAGTCCTTCTAAAGAGGTACATGAATATTGATGAGCTTTCAGAAAGCCATTTTTTGGAGCAAGATGGCACACTCTGTCGTCAACCACATCAGAACACCATATCTGTTCTTGGTTTTTGCATGGAGAAAGGGGAGAAGATTACAGTTTATGAATATCCAGGTCGTGGAAGCTTAGATCAGTATATAAGGCGTAACAATAACTCATCTACAACGTCTCTTACGTGGTTGTTAAGGCTCAAGATATGTGCCGGTGCAGCTCATGCTGTACATCACGCCCACAGTATATGTGTCATCTACACCGACATAGAAAGCTCAAAGATTCTGGTAGATGACAAATGGGAAGCTAAAGTTACTGATTTTCTGATATCCACACCAGGTTCAAAAGGTTTAGATAGGCATGTCATTGCTGACCATGCTTATGGCGCACCAGAATTTATTAATAATGGTGTTCCGACAGATAAAACCAATGTATATTCTTTCGGCGTGGTACTATTTGAAATTTTGTGTGGGAGGTTGTGCACCGAAGAGGTGGCTGGCGTCATGTTATCACCCAAACTCATCATAGACTTGTATGAAACGATGAAACTAGACGAATTTGTTGATCCTAGTTTAAGAGAAGAAATGATAAGCTCAAGCTCCTTGGAAAAATATTCATCAATTGCGTATCGATGCTTGCTGGATGATCCACAACAACGACCTTCCATGGCTGATGTCGCAAAAGAGCTTGAAGAGTTATTGGATATCGAG AGCATTCACCAAGGCACACTACAAGAAGTGTCATTGAAAGAGATACAAGTTGCAACCAATAACTTTCAATTGTATATTGGCAAAAATCCTTCTGGTGACTTGATATACGAAGGGGAACTTTCCATCTTAGGAATCCCTACAAAGGTATATATAATAAGGTTTCATGAGCATTCAGAACACggatttagttattttaaattaCTGGACATGTACTCTAAACTACGCCATCCAAATATTTTCTTGACTCTCGGTTATTGCTTTGAAGAGGGTGAGAATATTATAGTACATAGGTATCCAGAGGGTGTAAGTTTAGATCAGTATATAAGCAGGCGTAGAAGTGATACTACTAGTCTTACGTGGCTACAAAGACTTGAGATATGCGCAGGTGCAGGTCGTGGATTATCTTACACCCATAGTAAAGGCTTGTGTGAGCCTGGCTTCAAAAGCGCCTTAATTTTTCTTGATGACAAGTGGGTTGCTAAAATAGCTAATTCAGATATATCCCCCCAATATTCAGATAAAGGTGCCGACGCTTATAAATCACCTGAATACAATACTGATCATGGCTTTGAGACGTCTGAAAGCAATGTATATACTTTCGGTATAGTATTATTTGAAGTTTTGTGTGGGAGGCTATGCAGCGAAGAGCTGGATGGCTACATGTTATCAGCCAAACTGATGAAGGAGTTTTATGAAAAGAAGAAACTTGAAGAGATTGTTGATCCTGCTCTTTTAACAGAAGAGACCATCTGCCCAGATTCCCTGGACACATATTCAGCAATTGTGTATCGATGCTTGCATGATGATCCACAACAACGACCTTCCATGGATGAGGTTGTACTAGAGCTTGAAGAGTTATTGAGGATCCAG
- the LOC122581716 gene encoding uncharacterized protein LOC122581716 isoform X1, protein MPHYVNFEAFNTVSKISVPEVKLQDIEVATNNFLMCIGEHEFGLMYKGELSILGKPTTSFLIKRFMDIDDNDGPLGNHVLKYFLDQVFELGGQPQSNVISMLGYCIEEKEKIIVYECPGRGRLDQYIRYDNSSSTTLTWLVRLKICAGAAHAVDHSHGIDFIYNDIESSKILVDDRWLAKVTDFLIYAPSSKGLDRGVDADHAYGAPEYINNGVPTDKTNVYSFGVVLFEVLCGRLCTEEVNGVMLSPKLIKDLYETMKLAEIVDPSLREEMISSSSLDKYSAIAYQCLLDDPQQRPSMADVAKELEELFRIEAFSTLSVPEVKLQEIKVATNNFDMCIGEHEFGKMYKGVLSILGIPTTVLLKRYMNMNIDERSENHLTDHDGTLCRQPHQNAISILGFCIGKREKITIYEYPGRGRLDQYIRRSNNSSTTPLTWLLRLKICVGAAHAIDHAHSIHVIYSDIKSSKILVDDNWEAKVTDFLISTPGSKGLDKGVVADHAYGAPELINNGVRTDKTNVYSFGMVLFEVLCGRLCTEEVDGVMLSPKLIIDLYETMKLAEIVDPSLRKEMISSSSLGKYSAIAYRCLLDDPQQRPSMADVAKEFVELIRMERIHQSTLQEVPLKEIQVATNYFQSYIGKHDCGDLIYEGELSITGIPTKVYILSFLEHSRRPMSYLETVGYLSELQNLTYIAALGYCYEEGEKIIVYEHPEGGSLDQYIRHSSNTTLTWIQRLNICFRAACGLFQVHQRHIFQRAFRSANILLDTEQVAKVCDFMISAPNTSTSLGDIAADRVYGAPEVILSTGKASKEADVYAFGVVLFEVLCGRLFTEEVDGVMLSAQLIKDLIETKKLAEVVDPSLRKEMISSSSLDKYSAIAYRCLLDDPQQRPSLADVAKEFVELIRMEAFSIISVPEVKLQEIELATNNFEMCIGEHKCGKMYKGELSIPGKPTTVLLKRYMNIDELSESHFLEQDGTLCRQPHQNTISVLGFCMEKGEKITVYEYPGRGSLDQYIRRNNNSSTTSLTWLLRLKICAGAAHAVHHAHSICVIYTDIESSKILVDDKWEAKVTDFLISTPGSKGLDRHVIADHAYGAPEFINNGVPTDKTNVYSFGVVLFEILCGRLCTEEVAGVMLSPKLIIDLYETMKLDEFVDPSLREEMISSSSLEKYSSIAYRCLLDDPQQRPSMADVAKELEELLDIESIHQGTLQEVSLKEIQVATNNFQLYIGKNPSGDLIYEGELSILGIPTKVYIIRFHEHSEHGFSYFKLLDMYSKLRHPNIFLTLGYCFEEGENIIVHRYPEGVSLDQYISRRRSDTTSLTWLQRLEICAGAGRGLSYTHSKGLCEPGFKSALIFLDDKWVAKIANSDISPQYSDKGADAYKSPEYNTDHGFETSESNVYTFGIVLFEVLCGRLCSEELDGYMLSAKLMKEFYEKKKLEEIVDPALLTEETICPDSLDTYSAIVYRCLHDDPQQRPSMDEVVLELEELLRIQVVYL, encoded by the exons ATGCCGCACTATGTTAATTTTGAAGCATTTAAC ACTGTCAGTAAAATCTCAGTACCAGAAGTGAAATTGCAAGATATAGAAGTAGCAACCAATAACTTTTTAATGTGTATTGGCGAACATGAATTTGGTCTGATGTACAAAGGGGAGCTCTCCATCCTTGGAAAACCTACAACATCATTTCTTATAAAGAGGTTCATGGATATTGATGACAATGATGGGCCTTTAGGGAATCATGTATTAAAGTACTTTTTGGATCAAGTTTTTGAACTCGGTGGTCAACCGCAGTCGAATGTTATATCTATGCTCGGTTATTGTATAGAGGAAAAGGAAAAGATTATTGTTTACGAATGTCCAGGTCGTGGAAGGTTAGATCAGTACATAAGGTACGATAATAGCTCATCTACAACTCTGACATGGTTAGTGAGGCTCAAGATATGTGCCGGTGCAGCTCATGCAGTAGATCACTCCCACGGTATAGATTTCATCTACAATGATATAGAAAGCTCAAAGATTCTGGTTGATGACAGATGGCTTGCTAAAGTTACTGATTTTCTGATATACGCACCAAGTTCAAAAGGGTTAGATAGAGGTGTTGATGCTGACCATGCTTATGGCGCACCAGAATATATTAACAATGGTGTCCCAACAGATAAAACCAATGTATATTCTTTCGGCGTGGTACTATTTGAAGTTCTGTGTGGGAGGTTGTGCACAGAAGAGGTGAATGGCGTCATGTTATCACCCAAGCTCATCAAAGACTTGTATGAAACGATGAAACTAGCCGAAATTGTTGATCCTAGTTTAAGAGAAGAAATGATAAGCTCAAGCTCCCTGGACAAATATTCAGCAATTGCGTATCAATGCTTGCTGGATGATCCACAACAACGACCTTCCATGGCTGATGTTGCAAAAGAGCTTGAAGAGTTATTTCGAATCGAG GCCTTCAGTACACTCTCAGTACCAGAAGTGAAATTGCAAGAAATAAAAGTAGCAACCAATAACTTTGACATGTGTATTGGCGAACATGAATTTGGCAAGATGTACAAAGGGGTGCTCTCCATCCTTGGAATACCTACAACAGTCCTTCTAAAGAGGTACATGAACATGAATATTGATGAGCGTTCAGAAAACCATCTTACGGATCACGATGGCACACTCTGTCGTCAACCACATCAGAACGCCATATCTATTCTCGGTTTTTGCATAGGGAAACGAGAAAAGATTACAATTTATGAATATCCAGGTCGTGGAAGGTTAGATCAGTATATAAGGCGTAGCAATAACTCATCTACAACGCCTCTCACGTGGTTGCTAAGGCTCAAGATATGTGTCGGTGCAGCTCATGCAATAGATCACGCCCATAGTATACATGTCATCTACTCCGATATAAAAAGCTCAAAGATTTTGGTAGATGACAATTGGGAAGCGAAAGTTACTGATTTTCTGATATCCACACCAGGCTCAAAAGGTTTAGATAAAGGTGTCGTTGCTGACCATGCTTATGGCGCACCAGAACTTATTAACAATGGTGTCCGGACAGATAAGACCAATGTATATTCTTTCGGCATGGTACTATTTGAAGTTTTGTGTGGGAGGTTGTGCACCGAAGAGGTGGACGGCGTCATGTTATCACCCAAACTCATCATAGACTTGTATGAAACGATGAAACTAGCCGAAATTGTTGATCCCAgtttaagaaaagaaatgataagcTCAAGCTCCTTGGGCAAATATTCAGCAATCGCCTATCGATGTTTGCTGGATGATCCACAACAACGACCTTCCATGGCTGATGTCGCAAAAGAGTTTGTAGAATTAATACGAATGGAG AGAATTCACCAAAGCACACTACAGGAAGTGCCATTGAAAGAGATACAAGTAGCAACCAATTACTTTCAATCGTATATTGGCAAACATGATTGTGGCGACCTGATATACGAAGGGGAACTTTCCATCACTGGAATACCTACGaaggtatatatattaagttttctTGAGCATTCAAGACGCCCAATGAGTTATTTGGAAACAGTGGGCTATTTATCTGAACTACAAAATCTAACTTATATCGCGGCCCTCGGTTATTGCTATGAGGAAGGGGAGAAGATAATAGTGTATGAGCATCCAGAGGGTGGAAGTTTGGATCAGTATATAAGGCACAGTAGTAATACTACTCTTACGTGGATCCAAAGACTTAATATATGTTTCCGTGCAGCTTGTGGATTATTCCAAGTCCATCAACGACACATATTCCAAAGAGCATTTAGAAGTGCAAATATTTTGCTAGATACAGAGCAGGTTGCTAAAGTTTGTGATTTTATGATATCTGCCCCAAATACTTCAACAAGTTTAGGTGACATTGCTGCTGACCGTGTTTATGGCGCACCAGAGGTCATTCTTAGTACTGGTAAAGCGTCGAAAGAAGCAGATGTATATGCTTTCGGCGTGGTACTATTTGAAGTTCTTTGTGGGAGGTTGTTCACCGAAGAGGTGGATGGCGTCATGTTATCTGCCCAACTCATCAAAGATTTGATTGAAACGAAGAAACTAGCCGAAGTTGTTGATCCTAgtttaagaaaagaaatgataagcTCAAGCTCCTTGGATAAATATTCAGCAATTGCTTATCGATGTTTGCTGGATGATCCACAACAACGACCTTCACTGGCTGATGTGGCAAAAGAGTTTGTAGAATTGATACGAATGGAG GCCTTCAGTATAATCTCAGTACCAGAAGTGAAATTGCAAGAAATAGAATTAGCAACCAATAACTTTGAAATGTGTATTGGCGAACATAAATGTGGCAAGATGTACAAAGGGGAGCTCTCCATCCCTGGAAAACCTACAACAGTCCTTCTAAAGAGGTACATGAATATTGATGAGCTTTCAGAAAGCCATTTTTTGGAGCAAGATGGCACACTCTGTCGTCAACCACATCAGAACACCATATCTGTTCTTGGTTTTTGCATGGAGAAAGGGGAGAAGATTACAGTTTATGAATATCCAGGTCGTGGAAGCTTAGATCAGTATATAAGGCGTAACAATAACTCATCTACAACGTCTCTTACGTGGTTGTTAAGGCTCAAGATATGTGCCGGTGCAGCTCATGCTGTACATCACGCCCACAGTATATGTGTCATCTACACCGACATAGAAAGCTCAAAGATTCTGGTAGATGACAAATGGGAAGCTAAAGTTACTGATTTTCTGATATCCACACCAGGTTCAAAAGGTTTAGATAGGCATGTCATTGCTGACCATGCTTATGGCGCACCAGAATTTATTAATAATGGTGTTCCGACAGATAAAACCAATGTATATTCTTTCGGCGTGGTACTATTTGAAATTTTGTGTGGGAGGTTGTGCACCGAAGAGGTGGCTGGCGTCATGTTATCACCCAAACTCATCATAGACTTGTATGAAACGATGAAACTAGACGAATTTGTTGATCCTAGTTTAAGAGAAGAAATGATAAGCTCAAGCTCCTTGGAAAAATATTCATCAATTGCGTATCGATGCTTGCTGGATGATCCACAACAACGACCTTCCATGGCTGATGTCGCAAAAGAGCTTGAAGAGTTATTGGATATCGAG AGCATTCACCAAGGCACACTACAAGAAGTGTCATTGAAAGAGATACAAGTTGCAACCAATAACTTTCAATTGTATATTGGCAAAAATCCTTCTGGTGACTTGATATACGAAGGGGAACTTTCCATCTTAGGAATCCCTACAAAGGTATATATAATAAGGTTTCATGAGCATTCAGAACACggatttagttattttaaattaCTGGACATGTACTCTAAACTACGCCATCCAAATATTTTCTTGACTCTCGGTTATTGCTTTGAAGAGGGTGAGAATATTATAGTACATAGGTATCCAGAGGGTGTAAGTTTAGATCAGTATATAAGCAGGCGTAGAAGTGATACTACTAGTCTTACGTGGCTACAAAGACTTGAGATATGCGCAGGTGCAGGTCGTGGATTATCTTACACCCATAGTAAAGGCTTGTGTGAGCCTGGCTTCAAAAGCGCCTTAATTTTTCTTGATGACAAGTGGGTTGCTAAAATAGCTAATTCAGATATATCCCCCCAATATTCAGATAAAGGTGCCGACGCTTATAAATCACCTGAATACAATACTGATCATGGCTTTGAGACGTCTGAAAGCAATGTATATACTTTCGGTATAGTATTATTTGAAGTTTTGTGTGGGAGGCTATGCAGCGAAGAGCTGGATGGCTACATGTTATCAGCCAAACTGATGAAGGAGTTTTATGAAAAGAAGAAACTTGAAGAGATTGTTGATCCTGCTCTTTTAACAGAAGAGACCATCTGCCCAGATTCCCTGGACACATATTCAGCAATTGTGTATCGATGCTTGCATGATGATCCACAACAACGACCTTCCATGGATGAGGTTGTACTAGAGCTTGAAGAGTTATTGAGGATCCAGGTAGTATACTTATAA